A single window of Acetohalobium arabaticum DSM 5501 DNA harbors:
- a CDS encoding deoxycytidylate deaminase: protein MELNSIEEPEVDDRPSWDQYFMELTSVVAKRSTCLRRKVGALLVKEGRVLATGYNGAPSGLKHCSETGCIREERNIPSGQRHELCRGLHAEQNAIIQAALHGTSIDGATLYCTHQPCVVCAKMIINAGIDEIIIGGSYPDELSASMLEEAGVGVKRFNK, encoded by the coding sequence ATGGAACTAAATAGCATAGAAGAACCAGAGGTAGATGATAGACCTAGCTGGGACCAATACTTTATGGAACTTACTTCAGTTGTGGCTAAACGTTCTACTTGCTTGCGAAGAAAGGTAGGGGCTTTGTTGGTGAAGGAAGGAAGAGTTTTGGCTACAGGTTATAACGGTGCGCCCAGCGGTCTAAAACACTGCAGCGAAACCGGCTGTATTAGAGAAGAACGGAATATACCTTCCGGCCAGCGACATGAATTATGCCGCGGACTGCATGCTGAACAGAATGCTATTATTCAGGCTGCTTTACATGGAACTTCTATTGATGGGGCAACTCTTTACTGTACTCATCAGCCCTGTGTAGTCTGTGCTAAGATGATTATTAATGCTGGTATCGATGAGATAATAATTGGCGGCTCTTATCCGGATGAATTATCAGCCTCTATGCTGGAAGAAGCCGGTGTTGGAGTTAAAAGGTTTAATAAATGA
- the upp gene encoding uracil phosphoribosyltransferase: protein MSEVHVIEHPLIQHKLTHIRDKSTGSKMFRELVEEVSTLLAYEVTRDLPLCDVEVETPVTKTESQVIAGKKLGIVPILRAGLGMVDGILKLIPAAKVGHVGLYRDPDTLEPVEYYCKMPADIENRELLVVDPMLATGGSAEAGIQFVKDRGGKNIKFVCLIAAPEGVERLQEAHPDVDIYTPAIDEKLNDHAYIVPGLGDAGDRLYGTK, encoded by the coding sequence ATGAGTGAAGTCCATGTTATTGAGCATCCATTAATCCAGCATAAATTAACACATATCCGCGATAAAAGCACAGGATCTAAGATGTTTAGGGAATTAGTTGAAGAAGTTTCTACATTATTAGCTTATGAAGTTACTCGTGATCTTCCTTTATGTGATGTTGAGGTTGAAACGCCGGTAACAAAGACTGAATCTCAGGTTATTGCTGGTAAGAAATTAGGTATAGTACCTATTCTGCGGGCCGGTTTAGGTATGGTAGATGGTATTTTGAAATTAATTCCGGCAGCTAAGGTAGGACATGTTGGTCTTTATCGAGATCCAGATACTTTAGAACCGGTAGAGTATTACTGTAAGATGCCAGCCGATATAGAGAATAGAGAATTGCTTGTAGTCGACCCTATGTTGGCAACCGGCGGTTCAGCTGAAGCTGGAATCCAGTTTGTTAAGGACCGCGGCGGTAAGAATATCAAGTTTGTCTGTTTGATTGCAGCTCCTGAAGGAGTAGAGAGACTGCAGGAAGCACATCCTGATGTGGATATCTATACTCCGGCAATAGATGAAAAGTTAAATGATCATGCCTATATTGTACCTGGTTTAGGCGATGCTGGTGATAGACTCTATGGAACTAAATAG
- the glyA gene encoding serine hydroxymethyltransferase, protein MNENNVKQLEEIDSEIAEVVAKEEERQKGTIELIASENFVSEAVLAAMGTVLTNKYAEGYPDARYYGGCGVIDEAEKLAISRAKELFGADHANVQPHSGSQANAAVYFAVLEHGDTVLGMDLTHGGHLTHGSKVNFSGKQFNFVSYGVNKETERIDYDQLLELAKEHQPKLIVAGASAYPREIDFAKFREVADEVGAYLMVDMAHIAGLIAADLHSNPVEYAEFVTTTTHKTLRGPRAGMILCQEEFASQIDKAIFPGIQGGPLMHIIAAKAVAFKEALRPEFNDYQQQIIDNAQALAEEIKSGGYKLVSNGTDNHLLLVNLTDKEITGLAAEEALDEVGITVNKNTVPFEERSPKVTSGIRIGTPAVTTRGMEEEEMKRIGSLIVKVLNNIDDEEIKAEVKEEVKELTAKFPLHQK, encoded by the coding sequence ATGAATGAAAACAATGTAAAACAGTTAGAAGAAATAGATTCTGAAATAGCAGAGGTTGTGGCCAAAGAAGAAGAAAGACAGAAAGGGACAATAGAATTAATTGCTTCGGAGAACTTTGTTAGTGAAGCTGTATTGGCAGCTATGGGAACTGTTTTGACTAATAAGTATGCTGAAGGATATCCGGATGCTCGGTATTACGGCGGTTGTGGAGTTATAGATGAGGCTGAAAAGCTGGCTATCAGTCGGGCTAAGGAATTATTTGGGGCTGACCATGCCAATGTCCAACCTCACTCTGGTTCTCAGGCCAATGCTGCTGTTTACTTTGCAGTCCTAGAACATGGAGATACAGTTCTGGGTATGGATTTAACCCACGGCGGACATTTAACCCACGGCAGCAAGGTTAACTTTTCTGGTAAGCAGTTTAACTTTGTAAGTTATGGTGTTAACAAAGAGACAGAAAGGATAGATTATGACCAGTTACTTGAATTGGCTAAGGAGCATCAGCCCAAGCTTATTGTTGCTGGAGCCAGTGCCTATCCCCGGGAAATAGATTTTGCTAAGTTCAGAGAGGTAGCTGATGAAGTAGGGGCTTACTTGATGGTTGATATGGCCCATATTGCTGGATTGATTGCTGCTGACCTACATTCTAATCCGGTAGAATATGCTGAATTTGTAACAACTACTACACACAAGACTCTGCGCGGACCAAGAGCAGGTATGATTCTCTGCCAAGAAGAGTTTGCTTCACAGATCGATAAAGCTATATTTCCTGGAATTCAGGGCGGTCCATTGATGCATATTATCGCTGCTAAGGCTGTTGCCTTTAAGGAAGCTCTACGGCCGGAATTTAATGATTATCAGCAGCAGATTATTGATAATGCCCAAGCTTTAGCTGAGGAGATCAAAAGCGGCGGTTATAAGTTAGTATCTAATGGTACAGATAATCATCTATTATTAGTTAATCTAACTGACAAAGAGATTACCGGCCTGGCAGCAGAAGAGGCATTGGATGAAGTAGGTATTACAGTTAACAAGAATACTGTTCCTTTTGAAGAGAGAAGTCCTAAAGTAACTAGCGGCATCAGAATCGGAACCCCGGCAGTAACGACTAGAGGAATGGAAGAAGAAGAGATGAAAAGGATCGGTAGCTTAATTGTTAAAGTTTTAAATAATATAGATGATGAAGAAATAAAAGCAGAAGTAAAAGAGGAAGTCAAAGAATTAACAGCTAAGTTTCCATTACACCAAAAATAG
- the rpiB gene encoding ribose 5-phosphate isomerase B has protein sequence MKVALGSDHGGYELKEEVKRYLEEARIDYKDFGAYSTDSVDYPDIAIPVAEAVSEGKYERGILICGTGIGMSITANKFKGVRAALCHDIFSAKATREHNDSNLLTMGDRVIGKQLALEIVKVWLDTEFHGGRHARRINKIKEIE, from the coding sequence ATGAAAGTAGCTTTAGGAAGTGATCACGGAGGGTATGAATTAAAAGAAGAAGTAAAGAGATACTTAGAGGAAGCTAGAATAGATTATAAGGACTTTGGAGCCTATTCTACCGATTCAGTTGATTATCCTGATATTGCAATTCCAGTAGCTGAAGCTGTATCAGAAGGTAAGTATGAACGCGGAATCTTAATCTGTGGAACCGGAATTGGAATGTCAATCACTGCCAATAAGTTCAAAGGTGTCAGAGCTGCTTTATGCCATGATATATTTTCGGCTAAGGCTACTAGAGAACATAATGACTCCAATCTCTTAACAATGGGAGATAGAGTAATAGGTAAACAGTTGGCTTTGGAAATAGTCAAGGTATGGCTGGATACTGAATTCCACGGCGGCAGACATGCCAGAAGGATTAATAAGATTAAAGAGATTGAATAG
- a CDS encoding low molecular weight protein arginine phosphatase: MGVNILFVCTGNTCRSSMAEYIFRDLDKSEEYEVMSAGVSAVNGKNAAPQAEQIMSEKGIDISDHQSQKLTEDLVRTSDLILTMTHQHKNSILNMFADSENKVFTLKEFVEEIDELEEITDEIDEIYKRISNQREKFLDEKGAKIERLRKRHQELIQEIGEVEDELNRLEGELSDEIAEDKERLNTLQSKVQNLDISDPFGQPASVYRQCAEELEEYIKLLLEKIE; encoded by the coding sequence ATGGGGGTAAATATATTATTTGTCTGTACAGGGAATACATGCCGCAGTAGCATGGCAGAATATATCTTTAGAGACCTAGATAAATCAGAAGAATATGAAGTTATGTCAGCAGGAGTTTCAGCTGTCAACGGTAAGAATGCTGCTCCACAAGCAGAACAGATAATGTCCGAAAAGGGGATAGATATTTCAGACCATCAATCCCAAAAACTGACTGAAGATTTAGTAAGAACATCTGATTTAATATTGACAATGACCCATCAACATAAGAATTCAATCCTTAATATGTTTGCTGACAGTGAAAATAAAGTCTTTACCTTAAAAGAATTTGTAGAGGAGATAGATGAGTTAGAGGAGATAACAGATGAGATAGATGAAATTTATAAACGCATCAGCAATCAACGGGAGAAGTTTTTAGATGAAAAGGGAGCTAAGATTGAACGGTTACGGAAGAGGCATCAAGAATTAATTCAGGAGATTGGAGAAGTAGAGGATGAGTTAAACCGATTAGAAGGAGAATTATCCGACGAGATAGCAGAGGATAAAGAAAGATTGAATACTTTACAGAGTAAAGTTCAGAATCTAGATATAAGTGATCCATTTGGACAACCAGCTTCTGTTTATCGGCAATGTGCTGAAGAATTAGAGGAATATATCAAGTTATTATTGGAGAAGATTGAATAA
- a CDS encoding L-threonylcarbamoyladenylate synthase, with translation MEVIKGTRLFNLDDRNAISECSSILTDGGLVAFPTETVYGLGANALDAEAVNKIFTAKGRPADNPLIVHIASLSQLDKLVLKVPNQVKLLSDRFWPGPLTLVLKKKEIVPDITTGGLDTIAVRLPDHKVALDLLNRCQLPVAAPSANLSGRPSPTLAQHVVTDLGGRIEAIIDGGQTGVGVESTVISLVEDRPTLLRPGGITYQELTEVLGEVDIDSAVKAELESENKSALAPGMKYKHYSPEADVILVEGEAERIAHKITKLADEYLAEGYQVGIMATEENSNFYTAGQVQVMGSRDKLSVISANLFRLLRSFDDSGVDIILIEGVSNQGLGLAIMNRLRKAAGYQVIRV, from the coding sequence ATGGAAGTAATTAAGGGGACAAGGTTATTCAATTTAGATGATAGAAATGCTATTTCGGAATGCAGCAGTATCTTGACAGATGGAGGATTAGTAGCCTTTCCAACAGAGACTGTTTATGGATTAGGGGCTAATGCTTTAGATGCTGAAGCAGTGAATAAAATCTTTACTGCTAAAGGAAGACCGGCAGATAATCCATTAATAGTACATATAGCTTCTTTATCACAATTAGATAAATTAGTATTAAAAGTACCGAACCAGGTTAAATTATTGAGTGATAGATTCTGGCCGGGCCCTTTAACTTTAGTCTTAAAGAAGAAGGAGATAGTTCCTGATATAACTACTGGCGGTCTTGATACGATAGCAGTTAGACTGCCTGATCATAAAGTAGCCTTAGATTTATTGAATCGCTGTCAACTGCCAGTAGCTGCTCCTAGTGCTAATCTATCCGGCCGTCCAAGTCCGACTTTAGCCCAGCATGTTGTTACTGATCTGGGTGGTAGAATCGAAGCTATAATTGACGGCGGACAGACTGGAGTCGGTGTTGAATCTACAGTTATCAGTTTAGTTGAAGATCGACCTACTCTGCTTAGGCCTGGCGGTATTACCTATCAGGAACTGACAGAGGTATTGGGTGAGGTTGATATTGATTCAGCTGTTAAAGCCGAGCTAGAATCAGAAAATAAATCAGCTTTAGCTCCCGGCATGAAGTACAAACATTATTCGCCAGAAGCAGATGTGATCTTAGTAGAGGGAGAAGCTGAAAGAATAGCCCACAAGATTACTAAATTAGCCGATGAATACTTGGCTGAAGGATATCAGGTTGGAATTATGGCTACAGAGGAGAATAGTAACTTCTATACTGCAGGCCAAGTCCAGGTTATGGGAAGTAGAGATAAATTATCGGTTATAAGTGCTAATCTATTTAGGCTTTTGCGCAGCTTTGATGACTCAGGAGTAGACATTATATTAATAGAAGGAGTATCTAACCAGGGATTAGGCTTAGCTATTATGAATAGATTACGAAAAGCTGCTGGCTATCAGGTGATTAGGGTATAG
- the prmC gene encoding peptide chain release factor N(5)-glutamine methyltransferase, producing the protein MTERLTIKKILKKTTDYFKEHGIETARLDAEVLLADLLDMERIKLYVNFDRPLTEVEINQYRQRVIQRAKRMPVAYIIGYQEFMSLKFKVNEDVLIPRPETEHLVEAVIQRVNKLADKREKLTVIDLCTGSGAIIISLAKELADVPLEINYIGTDVSQEALAVAKDNAKLHQVQNQIQFLVGDLLNPVKELNLKPDIIISNPPYIADKELQELEPELQYEPEIALKAGENGIDFYRQIISETEQLLTDGGIIGFEVGNQQSKSVYQLLEENNFINLTVIDDYAEVPRVILGEKALDGRKGSRFNGSN; encoded by the coding sequence TTGACAGAACGGTTGACAATTAAGAAGATTTTAAAGAAAACTACTGATTACTTTAAAGAGCATGGGATTGAAACAGCCCGCCTGGATGCTGAGGTATTATTAGCAGATTTATTGGATATGGAGCGCATTAAGCTGTATGTTAACTTCGACCGTCCTTTAACTGAAGTAGAGATCAATCAATACCGCCAGCGGGTGATTCAGCGGGCTAAGCGGATGCCGGTAGCCTATATAATCGGTTATCAGGAATTTATGTCATTGAAATTTAAGGTTAATGAGGATGTATTGATTCCAAGACCGGAAACAGAACACTTAGTGGAAGCTGTAATCCAAAGAGTTAATAAATTAGCCGATAAAAGAGAAAAATTGACAGTTATTGATCTCTGTACCGGCAGCGGAGCTATTATTATCAGTTTAGCCAAAGAATTAGCAGATGTTCCGCTTGAGATTAATTATATTGGAACTGATGTTTCACAAGAGGCTCTTGCAGTAGCTAAAGATAATGCCAAATTACACCAGGTTCAGAATCAAATTCAGTTTTTGGTGGGAGATCTTTTAAATCCAGTTAAAGAACTGAATTTAAAGCCTGATATTATTATCTCTAATCCCCCTTATATAGCCGATAAAGAGTTGCAGGAATTAGAGCCGGAACTGCAGTATGAACCAGAGATTGCCCTTAAAGCTGGAGAAAATGGGATTGACTTTTACCGTCAGATCATTTCTGAGACCGAACAGCTACTGACAGATGGAGGGATAATAGGATTTGAAGTTGGAAATCAGCAGTCAAAATCTGTTTATCAACTGCTTGAAGAAAATAATTTTATTAATTTAACAGTTATTGATGATTATGCTGAGGTTCCTAGAGTTATCTTAGGAGAAAAGGCTTTAGATGGAAGGAAGGGTAGTAGGTTCAATGGAAGTAATTAA